The genomic segment TCCACCGCCCGGCCCGCTGTGTCGCGCCGCCGGGACGGAACCGCCATCGTCCGGACGGACATGCACGGTCAGTAAACGCTTGACACGCGTAACGGGGGTTGTCGCGGCGGGGAACGTCACACACGGCTCCCTTCCCGCCGTTGGGAAACCGCCGACGCCCGAGCTAAATTCGCTGGTCAGGGCCGGTTCGAGGCCGGCCCGGAAGTGATCTTGACCAGTATCGACGGGGCGGCAGGCAACTAACGGCTTGATAACGGCACCTTCACGCAATGGGCAGGTTGGTGTCACAGTGTCAGTCACCTCACAACCCCCTCGTGAGCGCCCTGAGGAGGCACTCCCATGCGCGGGAAAACTTTTAAGGTGGCGGTCGCAGCGACCGCCATCGCCATGTTTGCCACTGCTTGTAGTGGCGACGACGACTCTTCGGCGCCGGAGGACGCCTCCGGCGGTGAACTCCGCGTCTACGCGTCGGAACCGGCGTTCCTGACGCCGTCCGGCGGTGACGACGAGCCGTCGATCTATGTGATCCGTCAGCTCTACCGCGGCCTGGTGAAGTACAACGCCGAGTCCGGCGAGGCCGAGAACGACCTGGCCGAGTCGATCGAGTCGACCGACCAGAAGCTCTGGACCATCAAGGTCAAGGAGGGCTACACCTTCGACAACGGCGAGCCGGTGAACGCCGACGCCTTCATCCGGAGCTGGAACTACACCGCGTACGGCCCGAACGCTCAGGGCAACGCGTACTTCATGAAGCGGTTCGCCGGTATCGACGAGGTCACCTCGGAGGACCCGGACGGCGACGGGCCGGAGGAGGCCCCGGAGCCGGCGGCGAAGGAGCTCTCCGGCCTGAAGAAGGTCGACGACTACACCTTCACCGTCGAGCTGACCGAGCCGTTCTCCGGCTTCCCGGCGACCATCGGCTACTCGGGCTTCTTCCCGATGGCCGAGGCGTGCCTGGCCAACTTCGAGGCCTGCAACGAGACGCCGATCGGCAACGGCCCCTACAAGATCGAGGGCAGCTGGCAGCACAACGTCGGCATCACCCTGGTCCGCAGCGACACCTGGGCCGGCGACCCCGGCAAGCCGGACAAGATCAACTACCGGATCTTCGCCGACGTGGACGCCGGCTACGCCGCCTTCCAGGCCGGTGAGCTGGACGTCATGTACACCCTGCCGCCGGCCCGCTACAAGGAGGCCGTGCAGCAGTACGGCGACCGCCTCTACGAGGCGCCGGGCGACAGCTTCACCTACGTCGGCATGCCGCTCTACGTGGACGCCTTCAAGGACAAGCGGATCCGCCAGGCGTTCTCGATGGCGATCGACCGGCAGGCGATCATCGACGCCGTCTTCGACGGCCGGTACACCCCGGCGACCGGCGTGGTCGGCCCGACCTTCGACGGTGCCCGCGACAACGCCTGCCAGTACTGCAAGCTGGACGTGGAGCGGGCCAAGGCGCTGCTGGCCGAGGCCGGTGGCTGGCAGGGCGGCACGCTGACCCTGTGGGCGAACGCCGGTGCCGGTCACGACGCCTGGCTGCAGGCCGTCGGCGACCAGCTCAAGGCCAACCTGGGTATCGAGTACGAACTGAAGGTCAACCTGCAGTTCCCGGAGTACCTGGAGACCGCCGACAACCGTGAGTTCACCGGTGGCTTCCGCCTCGGTTGGGGTCCGGACTACCCGGTGATGGAGACCTACCTCGCGCCGCTGTACGGCACGGGCGGTTCCAGCAACAACACCACCTACACCAACCCGCAGTTCGACGCGCTGATGTCGCAGGGCAACGGGGCCGAGTCGATCGAGGCCGCGATTCCCTTCTACCAGCAGGCCGAGGACCTGGTCGTGGAGGACCTGCCGGTCATCCCGATGTGGTTCAACAAGATCGGTGCGGTGTACAGCGAGAACGTGGACACCTTCGTGTGGAACGCGATCTCGGACGCGGACTACGGTGCGACGTCGCTGAAGCAGTGACCAGCTTGAGCTAGCTCACCTAGCCGTAACGTCGACGTGGCGGCAGCGGGTTTCCCACAAGGAGCCTGTTGCCGCCACGTCAGCGCCGAGAGGAGTCCCCGCGATGGGGCGCTACATCATCCGACGGTTGCTCCAGTTCATCCCGACCGCGCTGGGCACCATGTTCCTGCTGCACTACCTCACCTCCCTGGCGATCCAGTTCTCCGGCAACCCGGTCCGGGCCCTCTTCGGCGACCGGACCCCGCCCCAGGCGCTGGTCGACGCGATCACCAGGGAACTCGGCTACGACAACCCCTGCCTGGACCAGCGGGGAAACCCCTGCTTCGGCCTCTTCCTGGAACGCCTGCAGGCGGTCTTCCTGCACTTCGACTTCGGGATCAATCTCCGGCAGCGGCCGGTCACCGACCTGGTCGCCGACGCGATCCCGTTCACCATCAAGCTCGTCCTGATCGCGATCATCTTCGAGGCCGTTGTCGGCATCGCCGCCGGTGTCCTGGCCGGCCTGCGCGGTGGCAGCTTCTCGGACTACCTGGTCAAGATCTCCACGGTCTTCATCATCTCGGTGCCGATCTTCGTGCTCGGCATCGTGATCCGGGAGTACGTCGGGGTGAAGTTCGGCAACGTTCTTCGTGACCAGGACTGGATACCCGAACTGATCTCCAGTGGCGTGTTCAGTGCCGGGTTCAAGGTCGACTATCCATTCGCCAGCCTGATCATTCCCGGCATGGTGCTCGGTGCGACCTCACTGGCGACCACCGCCCGGCTGACCCGGACCAGCATCATGGAGAACGTCCGCTCCGACTACGTCCGGACGGCCAAGGCCAAGGGCCTGGCGCCGAAGCGCGTGATCGGCATCCACACCCTGCGGAATTCGCTGATCCCGGTCATCACCTACCTCGGTGTCGACATCGGCACCCTGATGGGCGGCGCGGTGGTCACCGAGACGATCTTCAACGTGCCGGGCATCGGGCGGCTGGTCACCCAGGCCGCGCGGACCGGTGAGGCACCGGTGGTGATCGGCGTGGTCACCATGCTCGCCCTGGTCTTCCTGGTGACAAACCTGCTGGTGGACCTGCTCTACGCCGTACTCGACCCGAGGATCCGCTATGAGTGAACCGAGCATCGCCGGCACCGGGGTAGGCGGCCAGCCGGTGCCGCAGGGCCCGGAGGAACCGGCGCCCACCACCGCCCAGGAGCGCAACGCCAGCCTCTGGGCCGACGCCTGGCGGCAGCTCGTCCGGGACCCGGTCTTCGTGATCGCCTCGCTCTACATCCTGGTGGTCGGGTCGATGGCGGTCGTGCCGTGGCTCTGGACCCGTAAGGATCCGGCCGACTGCAACGTCTCCGACTCCCGGATCCCGCCGAACGCCGAGCACCCGTTCGGCACCAACATCCTCGGCTGCGACTACTACGCCTTCAACGTCTACGGAGCCCGCCCCTCGCTGCAGATCGCGATCTTCGCGACCATCGGCATCATCCTGATCGGCGGCATCGCCGGCCTGCTCGCCGGCTACTACGGCGGCTGGGTCGACGCGATCATCTCGCGGGTGATGGACATCTTCTTCTCGCTGCCGTTCCTGCTCGGTGCCATCGTCTTCCTGACGGTGATCAAGCGGCAGAACGTCTGGACGTTGGGGATCGTGCTGATCACGCTCGCCTGGCCGACCATCGCCAGAATCATGCGGAGCAGCGTGATCTCCTCGAAGAACCTCGACTACGTACACGCGGCGAAGGCGGTCGGGGCCACCAACGCGCGACTGATGTTCCGGCACATCCTGCCGAACGCGCTCGCGCCGATGCTGGTCTACGCCACCATCACCCTGGGCAGCTTCGTGGCGGCCGAGGCGACGCTCACCTTCCTCGGCGTCGGTCTGCAGCCGCCGGCCCAGTCCTGGGGTATCGCGATCGCCGCCCACCAGGTCTACTTCCTGGAGGACCCCTGGCTGCTGCTCTTCCCCTGCGGCCTGCTGGTCGGCACCGTGCTCTCCTTCATCCTGATCGGCGACGCGCTGCGCGACGCCCTCGACCCGAAGCTGCGGTGATGCGCCATGAACACCACTGAGGTGACCGCCAGCATCGACGCACTGCCGGGACTCGACCACAGCGCGCCGCTGCTGGACGTCAAGGACCTGCAGGTCGAGTTCCGGACCCGCAACGGGATCGCCCGCGCCGTCAACGGGGTCAGCTTCAGCCTGGAGGCGGGGGAGACGCTGGCGATCCTGGGTGAGTCCGGGTGTGGCAAGAGCGTGACCGCCCAGGCGATCATGGGGATCATCGACTCCCCGCCGGGTTTCATCACCGGGGGGGAGATCCGATACCGGGGCGTCGACCTGCTCACGCTCCCCGAGGCGCAGCGCCGCAAGGTGCGGGCCAACCGGATTGCGATGATTTTCCAGGACGCCCTCTCGGCGCTGAACCCGGTCTTCACGGTCGGCTTCCAGCTCTCCGAACTGTTCCGCAAGCACCGGGGAATGTCCCGGTCCGACAGCAAGGCGCGCGCCGTCGAGCTGCTCGACCTGGTCAAGATCCCGGCCGCCCGGCAGCGGGTGAACGACTTCCCGCACCAGTTCTCGGGCGGCATGCGGCAGCGGGTCATGATCGCCATGGCGCTCGCCCTCGACCCCGAGGTGCTGGTCGCCGACGAGCCGACCACGGCGCTCGACGTGACGGTCCAGGCCCAGATCATGAGCCTCCTCGCCGAACTGCAGCGGGAACGGAACATGGGGCTGATCCTGATCACCCACGACATGGGGGTGGTCGCGGACGTCGCCGACCGGATCTCGGTGATGTACGCCGGCCGGGTGGTCGAGGAGGCGCCGGTCGGCGACATCTACGCCAGCCCGGCCCACCCGTACACCAAGGCCCTGTTGCAGTCGATCCCCCGGATCGACCTCAAGGGGCAGCAGCTCAACGTGATCAAGGGGCTGCCGCCGGTGCTGACCAGAATTCCGCCGGGCTGCTCGTTCAACCCGCGCTGCGGGTATGCCCAGGATGTCTGCCGGGCGGACCCGGAGCCGCCGCGCTACCCGGTGGCCCCCGGCCGCGCCTCGGCCTGCCACTTCTGGAAGGAGGTCAAGGGCGATGAGTGACTACGTCCTGGAGACCCGGGATCTGGTCAAGCACTTCCCGCTGACCCGGGGAATCCTCTTCAAGAAGCAGATCGGCGCGGTCCGCGCGGTGGACGGCATCAGCATCCAGCTCGGCCGGGGTGAGACCCTCGGGGTGGTCGGCGAGTCCGGCTGCGGCAAGTCCACGCTGGCCAAGTTGCTGGTCGGGCTCGAGAAGCCGACCAGCGGCTCGATCGTGGTGCGCGGCAAGGACATCTCCAGGTCCAGCGGGTCCGAGATGCGCAAGTCCCGGCGCAACATCCAGCTCGTCATGCAGGACCCGTATACGTCGCTGAACCCGCGGATGACGGTCGGCGACATCGTCGGTGAGCCGTTCGACGTCCACCCGGAGGTGGCGCCGCGCGGCGAGCGGCGCGGCCGGGTGCAGGAGCTGATCGAGCTGGTCGGGCTCAACCCCGACCACATCAACCGCTACCCGCACCAGTTCTCCGGCGGGCAGCGCCAGCGGATCGGGATCGCCCGGGCGCTGGCGCTCAAGCCGGAGATCATCCTCTGCGACGAGCCGGTCTCCGCGCTCGACGTGTCGATCCAGGCCCAGGTGGTGAACCTGCTGGAGCAGCTCCAGAAGGAGATGGGGCTGTCGTACATCTTCATCGCGCACGACCTGTCGGTGGTCCGGCACATCGCGGACCGGGTGGCGGTCATGTACCTGGGCAAGGTCGTCGAGATCGGCACCGAGGACGAGATCTACGAGCGGCCCACCCACCCGTACACCCAGGCGCTGCTCTCCGCCGTGCCGGTCCCCGACCCGAAGCTGCGCGGGTTGCGGGACCAGATCGTCCTGGAGGGGGACGTGCCGTCGCCGGCCGACCCGCCGTCCGGCTGCCGGTTCCGCACCCGGTGCTGGAAGGCCCAGGACATCTGCGCCGAGCAGGAACCGCCGCTGGTGGTACGGGACAACTCCGGCCACCCGAGCGCCTGCCACTTCGCCGAGGTACGCGACGTGGTGCACGCGCGGGAGTAGACCGGGTAGACGCCGGTGGCCGGGCCGCACCCGGCCGGCGCCACCGGTGAAAGTAACGCCTCCTCAGTGTTCCGGGGCGTCGTCCGTCATCCACGCGGACGGCGCCCCGGACCGCGTGCCGGGGCTTCCGCCCCGCCCGGACACCGAGGGCTCGGACGCGGGCGGTCGGCGGCTCAGAGCGGTCCGCGACCGGCCCGCAGCAGCAGCAGGGCGAGCTGGGTGCCGTCCACGCCGAGCGCGGTCCGGAACCGCTCCAGGATCTCCCGCTCCCGGGAGAGCACCAGCCGGGTGCCGCCCGAGGCGATCCGGGTCGCTCCGACCTGCTGGGACAGGGCGGCCCGCTCCTGCCAGAGGGCGATCAACGCGCCGTCGATCTCGTCGATCCGTTCCCGCATGGCGATGATGCGCTCGGCGGCCTCCGGGGCCTGGGCGCCGGTCGCGTCACGGTCGGTCGACTCCGCCTGCTGCTCGGCGAGTTCTGTGCTCATCGGTTGCTCCCTGGGGCTCGGGTCCCCGGTGCCCGGATCCCGAAGCGAAAAGCCCCGGGCTCCAGGAGCCCGGGGCTTTTCGTAGGTCATCTGATCAGGCGCGACCTACGGCTGCCGGACTCCCGGTGCCGTAGTAAAAAAAGACCCGCGCCTCGTCGATCACGGCTTGAGTATGCCCACCCGAGTCGGCCCGCGCAAGCGTTCCGCCGGAGAAGGACCCCGCGTCCGGCCGGCAGGACCCGGCACGCTGTCCCGCCGGCGGGTTGGTGTCCGACCCGGGGCATAGACTCGGAAGGCGATGCATGCCCTCTTCGAAGTCCCGCCGGTGAATCCCCCGCGCGCCCAGTCCACGCCGCGTTCGCGGCCCCCCGCCGCCGGGGATCCGCAGGCGTTGCTGACCGGGCTGAACGGTCCGCAGCGGGCGGCGGTGACGCACTCCGGCGCACCGCTGCTGATCGTGGCGGGCGCCGGCTCCGGCAAGACCCGGGTGCTCACCCACCGGATCGCCTACCTGTTGGCGGCGCGGAGTGGCGCGGGGCCCGGCGACGCGGCGGCCGGCGGCACCGACGGCGGTCCGGCGGAGCCGGTGCATCCCGGGCAGATCCTGGCGATCACCTTCACCAACAAGGCGGCCGGCGAGATGAAGGACCGGGTGGCCGCCCTGGTCGGCCCGCGGGCCCGGCTGATGTGGGTCTCCACCTTCCACTCCGCCTGCGTCCGCATCCTGCGGGCCGAGCACGAGCACGCCGGCCTGAAGTCGACCTTCTCGATCTACGACGCCGACGACTCCCGGCGGCTGATGCAGCTTGTCGCCCGCGAGCTGGACCTGGACCCGAAGCGCTACCCGGCGCGCGGGTTGGCTGCGCAGGTCTCCAACCTGAAGAACGAGCTGGTCGACCCGGAGGAGTTCGCCGGCCGGGCGAAGGGACCGAACGAGCGGGCCGTCGCCGAGGCGTACGCGCTCTACCAGCGGCGGCTGGCCGAGGCGCACGCCCTCGACTTCGACGATCTGATCATGGCGACGGTGCACCTGTTCCAGTCGCACCCGCACGTGGCGGAGAACTACCACCGCCGGTTCCGGCACGTGCTCGTCGACGAGTACCAGGACACCAACCACGCGCAGTACACCCTGATCAAGGAGCTGGTCGGCAGCGGCGCGGACGGCGTACCGCCGGCGGAGCTCTGCGTGGTCGGCGACGCGGACCAGTCGATCTACGCGTTCCGGGGCGCCACGATCCGCAACATCCTCGAGTTCGAGCGGGACTTCACCGACGCCCGCACGATCCTGCTGGAGCAGAACTACCGCTCCACCCAGACCATCCTGAGCGCCGCCAACGCGGTGATCGACAACAACACCTCGCGCAAGCCGAAGCGGCTGTGGAGCGAGGAGGGCGCCGGCGAGCAGATCGTCGGCTACGTCGCGGACACCGAGCACGCCGAGGCCGACTGGGTGGCCCGCGAGATCGACCGGCTCTGCGACGCCGGTGAGACCCGGCCGGGCGAGGTGGCGGTCTTCTACCGCACCAACGCCCAGTCCCGGGTCTTCGAGGAGGTCTTCATCCGCAGCGGGCTGCCCTACAAGGTGGTCGGCGGGGTGCGCTTCTACGAGCGCAAGGAGGTCCGTGACGCGCTGGCCTACCTGCGCGCGGTGGTCAACGACGACGACACGGTGAGCATCCGCCGGGTGCTGAACACCCCCCGCCGGGGGATCGGCGACCGGGCCGAGGCGTGCCTGGAGGCACTGGCGGCCCGGGACCGGATCTCGTTCGGCGCGGCGCTGCGCCGGGCGGCGGGCGCGCCGGGCATCTCCACCCGGGCGGCGAACGCGGTCGCCGACTTCGTCGCCCTGCTCGACCAGGCCCGCGAGCTGGCCGCCACCGCCCCGCCGGAGGAGGTGCTGGAGGCGGTGCTGCTGCGCTCCGGCTATCTCACCGAGCTGGAGGAGAGTCTGGACCCGCAGGACGCCGGCCGGGTGGAGAACCTGCAGGAGCTGGTGAGCGTCGCCCGGGAGTACACCGAGCGGGCCGAGGCGCAGGCGCTGGCCGAGGCCGAGGCGGCCGACGGCGACGACGGCGACGACGGCGAACCTGTCCCCGACCGGGCCGCGACCCTGGCCGGCTTCCTGGAACAGGTGGCGCTGGTCGCCGACGCCGACCAGATCCCCGAGCCGGCCGGCGACGGCGACGACGACGAGCCCTACCAGGGTGTGGTCACCCTGATGACCCTGCACACCGCGAAGGGCCTGGAGTTCCCGGTCGTCTTCCTCACCGGCCTGGAGGACGGCGTCTTTCCGCACCTGCGGTCGCTGGGCGACACCCGGGAGCTGGAAGAGGAGCGCCGGCTGGCGTACGTGGGCATCACCCGGGCCCGCCGGCGCCTCTACCTGTCCCGGGCGGTCACCCGCTCGGCCTGGGGGCAGCCCTCCTACAACCCGCCGTCCCGGTTCCTGCCGGAGCTGCCGACCGATCTGGTGCGCTGGGAGCGCACCGAGGGGGCGTACACCTCCTGGTCGGGGACCGGTGGCGGGGTGGGTGGCCGCGGCAGCGCCGCGGACCGCGCGGCCTCCGCGCGCGGTCCGGGCGCCCCCGGTGGTACGCCCAGAGCCGCGCAGCTCGCGCAGCGGCTCGGGGTGGACGGCAGCCGGTTGACCACCGCGAGCGAGCTGCCCCGGGCGCTGAAGCTCTCGGCCGGCGAACGGGTCAACCACCAGCGGTACGGCCTGGGTCGGGTGCTCGCGGTCGAGGGGCAGGGCCCCGGCGCCCGGGCGCAGATCGACTTCGGCGACCAGACCCTCTGGCTGGTGCTGCGGCACGCCCCGCTCGACAAGCTCTGACCGGCGGCGGTCAGCAGCCGAGGTCCACGCCGCGCTCCCGCATCCACGGCGCCGGATCGAGCTGGTTCCAGAGGCCGTTGTGCACCTCGAAGTGCAGGTGCGGCCCGGTGGAGTCGCCGGTCGAGCCCTCGTAGCCGATCACTTCGCCGGCGTCGACCTGCTGGCCGACCGCCACCGCGGTGCGGTTCTGGTGGGCGTAGTGGGTCAGGAACCCGTCGCCGTGGTCGATGACGACCGAGATGCCGTAGCCGGCGTAGACCCAGCCGGCCTCGACGACGGTGCCGTCGGCGGCCGCCCGGATCGGGGTGTCGGCGGGCATCGCGAGGTCGATGCCGGCGTGTAGCACGCCCCACCGCTGCCCGTAGCAGGAGGTGGTGGCGGCGCCGGGCATCGGGTGCACCCAGTCCGCGGACTCCTTCTCCGCCTCGGCGGTACGGGCGGCCGGCTCGGCGGGCTTGGCCGGCTTGGACTCGGCCGTCCGCTCCGGGGTGGCCCGGGGGGTGGCGGGGGCGCCGGTGGACGGGCTGCCGGTGGGGGCGTCGGGCGTGGCTTCGGCCGTCGGTGGCTGGGAGGGGGCGTCCCGGCCGGACCGGTTGGCGCGGTCGGCGGCGTCAGCGCGGGCGCGTTCGTCGGCCGCGGCCACCGGTGCGTCCCGGCGGTCGTCGCTGCTCCGGGTGGTCGCGGTGGCGACGCCCGCCACGGCGAGGCCGGCGGCGGCCACCACGGCGGTGACGAGATAGGGGAGCCGGCCGCGGTAGCCGGGCCGGAAGCGGTGCCGAACCACCGTGGCGCCGTCGCTCGACTGGGGGAGCCGGCGGTGCTGGCCCGGCTGGCCGGGCTGACCGCTCACGTTCTCGATCGACTCGTTTTCCTGCACGGGGGAACCTTCGGGTCGAGGGACACGGACCCGGAAATGGTGGTTTGACCTGCGGAAACTCGGGAAGGAGGGGGATCTGGTCGCGGCGCGGACGGGCGTCGGGGCGACGGGTTATGCCCGTATTGATGCGCGGTTACCAGTAGGTAGACCGGGAGTCGTTGTGGTGCTGGTCACATTTCCCGGTGTGGCGTAGGCAACATCAACGGAAAGTGATCATAAAAAAACCGCCCGAACCTGTCGGCACGGGCGGTAGGCTGGACATTACGGAGGGTCAGGAGTCGACTACTCCGCCGTAGATTGTCTCGACCTGTAGCTGAATGTCCACTCCCTTGGTGCGCAGCCACGGGATGGGGTCGGTGGGCTCCCCGTTGACATGCACCTCAAGGTGCAGGTGCGGGCCGTACGAGTGGCCGGTGTTGCCGACCCAGCCGATCTCGTCGCCGGCCTTGACCTGCTGCCCCTCCTGGACCAGCAGATTGGAGGAGTGTCCGTAGACCGATTCGGTGCCGTCCGGGTGCTGGATGATCACGCAGTAGCCGTAGCCACCGAACCAGCCGGCCTTCGTCACCGTGCCCGAGTGGATCGCCCGGTACGCCGTACCCTCCGGCGCGGCCAGGTCGATGCCGGCGTGCAGCTTGTTCCAGCGCATGCCGTACGGGGAGGTGAAGTTGTAGCCCTTGAGTGGCAGCACCCAGGCGTCCGGCGCCTCGGAGAGGGAGCTTTCGAGCTGGGTCCGCTCGTCCCGGGTGGCGCGCTCCGCGTCGGCCGCGCGGGCGGCGAAGTCCTCGCTGGTGGCGGCGGCGTTCTCCAGCTCGGAGAGGGCCGACGGGCTGACCGACTTCGCGTCCGGCAGTCCGCCCGCGCCGAGTGCCACCACTCCGGCGCCGACGAAGGCGGTGGTGACCACCGCCGCATAGCGGCTACGCGGGGGGGTGGGTACGCGACGTCGCCCGCGATATCGATCGGGCTCAGACGACAGGCGCTGGCGCACGCACACCCTCCGTTATCGGGTCAGTTGAGCGACCGTCGCCAGCGTCGAAGAGCGGGGGTGACACTGCCGGGCCGCGTTGTCGTCCGGTCGCAGACCTGAAGACAACCGTTGGCCACGGTAACCAACCCCTAGTCCGGCCACAAGTCGCACCGCCAAATAACCGGTGCCGAGTGTGCGCGTCCGTTGTGGAATGCCATAACTCGTAACCTTTTGCGGGGAACCTCGTTAGTCGCGCTTGGTTACATCGAACACTACAGATAGTCATTCGTCCAGGGCTTCGCCCGACGGATCGGGGAAATTCCCCTAGGGTTCGCGGCGGCGGTCGGCGGCGGTGCGGTGGCCGGCTCACCTGGTACGGGACCTGATTACCGCAGGGCGTCGACGCCGGGTTACCGTTCGTTAAGTCGGTGCCGCCAGGCCGACCGGAGAGGTAGGGGACTGATGAGTTCTCGGATTCGGGTCGTCGTCGCCAAGCCGGGCCTGGACGGCCACGACCGCGGGGCGAAGGTGGTTGCGCGGGCCCTGCGGGACGCCGGCATGGAGGTCATCTACACCGGGCTGCACCAGACCCCGGAGCAGATAGTCGAGACCGCCATTCAGGAGGATGCCGACGCGGTGGGCCTCTCGGTGCTCTCCGGCGCGCACATGACGCTGTTCCGCCGGGTGATCGAGTTGCTGACCGAGCGCGACGCGCGGGACATCGTGGTCTTCGGCGGCGGCATCATCCCGGAGGCCGACCTGCCCGAGTTGGCCCGGATCGGCGTGGCGAAGATCTTCACCCCGGGGGCCACCACGCACTCGATCGTCGACTGGGTCCGGGAGAACGTCGCGCAACCGGTCTCCTGACCGGCCGGTCTCCTGACCGGCCGGACACGGAGAGGGAGAGGCCGGACGCACCCCTCACACGCCCGGCCTCTCTATGCACGATGCCCCGCCGCCACCCCTCGACCGACAGGGCATCGGCCGCTCCGTCTTCGCGCCTTCCAGCGTTCCGACATCTGACTCAACGACGCCCGTTACGTCGGGTTACGTGGGCTGGGAAATCTTTTCCCCGGCGGGTGTGCATTACCGCACAAGGCATACCCGAGCGGTTGCCGGCGCCGGCCACCTCGCTAGGCTGCGCCGGTGGCCTGTTTCTCCTGACAACAGGCGTCAAACTCATTTCACGCTGGCGGCGGCGCGATGGCGCGTCGCCAAGACGGGACGGGACGCGCGATCGTGGACCTGTACGAATACCAGGGGCGTGAGCTGTTCGAGCGGCACGGGTTGCCCGTGCTCGCCGGCGGCGTCGCGACGACCCCTGAGGAGGCGCGGGCGATCGCCGAGCGCCTCGGTGGCCGGGTGGTCGTCAAGGCCCAGGTGAAGGTCGGTGGGCGGGGCAAGGCCGGCGGGGTGAAGCTGGCCGACGACGTCGACGAGGCGGTGGCCCGGGCCACCGACATCCTCGGCATGGACATCAAGGGCCACCAGGTCCACAAGGTCATGCTGACGGTGACGGCCGACATCGCCGAGGAGTACTACTTCTCCTACCTGCTCGACCGCGCCAACCGCACCTTCCTCTGCATCGCCAGCGTGGCCGGCGGCATGGAGATCGAGCAGGTCGCCGAGGAGGCGCCGGAGAAGGTCGTCAAGGCGCCCATCGACGCCAACGTCGGGGTCGACGAGGCGAAGGCCCGCGAGATCGTCACCGCGGCCGGCTTCCCGGCCGACGTCGCCGACCAGGTCACCGCCATCGCGGTCCGGCTCTGGCAGGCGTTCGTCGCCGAGGACGCCACCCTCGTCGAGGTCAACCCGCTGGCCCGCACCACCGAGGGTCAGGTGCTCTGCCTGGACGCCAAGGTGACCCTGGACGCCAACGCCGCGTTCCGGCACCCGGACCACGAGGCGATGGTCGACCAGGCCGCCGTCGACCCGCTGGAGCAGCGGGCCAAGGAGAAGGACCTCAACTACGTCAAGCTCGACGGTGAGGTCGGCATCATCGGCAACGGGGCCGGCCTGGTGATGTCCACCCTTGACGTGGTCGCCTACGCCGGTGAGTCCCGCGGCGGGGTGAAGCCGGCCAACTTCCTGGACATCGGCGGCGGCGCCAGCGCGGCGGTGATGGCCAACGGTCTGGAGATCGTGCTCTCCGACCCCGCCGTGAAGAGCGTCTTCGTCAACGTGTTCGGCGGCATCACCGCCTGTGACGAGGTCGCCAACGGCATCGTGCAGGCGCTGGCGCTGCTGGAGCAGCGCGGCGAGCGGGTCGAGAAGCCCCTGGTGGTGCGGCTCGACGGCAACAACGCCGAGGCGGGCCGGGCGATCCTCGACGGCGCCGGCAACCCGCTCGTCGAACGGGTGGACACTATGGATGGCGCGGCCGAGCGGGCCGCCGAACTCGCGGCCACCGGCGCTACGTCGGCCGGCGGCTCGGCCGGGATGGGAATCTGATCATGGCAATCTGGCTGACCAAGGACTCGAAGGTCATCGTCCAGGGGATGACCGGGTCCGAGGGTTCCAAGCACACCAAGCGGATGCTGGCCGCCGGCACCGCCATCGTCGGCGGGGTGAATCCCCGCAAGGCCGGCCAGTCGGTCGACTTCGACGGCACCGAGCTGCCGGTGTTCGCAGGAGTCGCCGAGGCCATGGCGGCCACCGGCGCCGACGTCACCGTCATCTTCGTCCCCCCGCAGTT from the Solwaraspora sp. WMMD1047 genome contains:
- a CDS encoding dipeptide ABC transporter ATP-binding protein; this encodes MSDYVLETRDLVKHFPLTRGILFKKQIGAVRAVDGISIQLGRGETLGVVGESGCGKSTLAKLLVGLEKPTSGSIVVRGKDISRSSGSEMRKSRRNIQLVMQDPYTSLNPRMTVGDIVGEPFDVHPEVAPRGERRGRVQELIELVGLNPDHINRYPHQFSGGQRQRIGIARALALKPEIILCDEPVSALDVSIQAQVVNLLEQLQKEMGLSYIFIAHDLSVVRHIADRVAVMYLGKVVEIGTEDEIYERPTHPYTQALLSAVPVPDPKLRGLRDQIVLEGDVPSPADPPSGCRFRTRCWKAQDICAEQEPPLVVRDNSGHPSACHFAEVRDVVHARE
- a CDS encoding chorismate mutase, encoding MSTELAEQQAESTDRDATGAQAPEAAERIIAMRERIDEIDGALIALWQERAALSQQVGATRIASGGTRLVLSREREILERFRTALGVDGTQLALLLLRAGRGPL
- a CDS encoding ABC transporter ATP-binding protein — encoded protein: MNTTEVTASIDALPGLDHSAPLLDVKDLQVEFRTRNGIARAVNGVSFSLEAGETLAILGESGCGKSVTAQAIMGIIDSPPGFITGGEIRYRGVDLLTLPEAQRRKVRANRIAMIFQDALSALNPVFTVGFQLSELFRKHRGMSRSDSKARAVELLDLVKIPAARQRVNDFPHQFSGGMRQRVMIAMALALDPEVLVADEPTTALDVTVQAQIMSLLAELQRERNMGLILITHDMGVVADVADRISVMYAGRVVEEAPVGDIYASPAHPYTKALLQSIPRIDLKGQQLNVIKGLPPVLTRIPPGCSFNPRCGYAQDVCRADPEPPRYPVAPGRASACHFWKEVKGDE
- a CDS encoding ABC transporter substrate-binding protein yields the protein MRGKTFKVAVAATAIAMFATACSGDDDSSAPEDASGGELRVYASEPAFLTPSGGDDEPSIYVIRQLYRGLVKYNAESGEAENDLAESIESTDQKLWTIKVKEGYTFDNGEPVNADAFIRSWNYTAYGPNAQGNAYFMKRFAGIDEVTSEDPDGDGPEEAPEPAAKELSGLKKVDDYTFTVELTEPFSGFPATIGYSGFFPMAEACLANFEACNETPIGNGPYKIEGSWQHNVGITLVRSDTWAGDPGKPDKINYRIFADVDAGYAAFQAGELDVMYTLPPARYKEAVQQYGDRLYEAPGDSFTYVGMPLYVDAFKDKRIRQAFSMAIDRQAIIDAVFDGRYTPATGVVGPTFDGARDNACQYCKLDVERAKALLAEAGGWQGGTLTLWANAGAGHDAWLQAVGDQLKANLGIEYELKVNLQFPEYLETADNREFTGGFRLGWGPDYPVMETYLAPLYGTGGSSNNTTYTNPQFDALMSQGNGAESIEAAIPFYQQAEDLVVEDLPVIPMWFNKIGAVYSENVDTFVWNAISDADYGATSLKQ
- a CDS encoding ABC transporter permease: MGRYIIRRLLQFIPTALGTMFLLHYLTSLAIQFSGNPVRALFGDRTPPQALVDAITRELGYDNPCLDQRGNPCFGLFLERLQAVFLHFDFGINLRQRPVTDLVADAIPFTIKLVLIAIIFEAVVGIAAGVLAGLRGGSFSDYLVKISTVFIISVPIFVLGIVIREYVGVKFGNVLRDQDWIPELISSGVFSAGFKVDYPFASLIIPGMVLGATSLATTARLTRTSIMENVRSDYVRTAKAKGLAPKRVIGIHTLRNSLIPVITYLGVDIGTLMGGAVVTETIFNVPGIGRLVTQAARTGEAPVVIGVVTMLALVFLVTNLLVDLLYAVLDPRIRYE
- a CDS encoding ABC transporter permease, yielding MSEPSIAGTGVGGQPVPQGPEEPAPTTAQERNASLWADAWRQLVRDPVFVIASLYILVVGSMAVVPWLWTRKDPADCNVSDSRIPPNAEHPFGTNILGCDYYAFNVYGARPSLQIAIFATIGIILIGGIAGLLAGYYGGWVDAIISRVMDIFFSLPFLLGAIVFLTVIKRQNVWTLGIVLITLAWPTIARIMRSSVISSKNLDYVHAAKAVGATNARLMFRHILPNALAPMLVYATITLGSFVAAEATLTFLGVGLQPPAQSWGIAIAAHQVYFLEDPWLLLFPCGLLVGTVLSFILIGDALRDALDPKLR